A single window of Pseudobdellovibrionaceae bacterium DNA harbors:
- a CDS encoding aldo/keto reductase yields the protein MGHTRRDFLKTAIVMGVASHLPAIAAPSPVHEVVLPGTKESVLRVGLGTFRVFDVGNDANKRTELKKVLKAFHAAGGRLIDTSPMYGSAEKVLGELSTELGLNDKFVVATKVWTHGAKEGRQQIDASFKLIKRQKLDLFQIHNLMDWQTQLKTLRKLRDEGKIKYIGITHYMPSAFAELAQVLKTEKMDFLQIPYSLQETSAERELLGVAAEHDVKVIANEPFGQGELFRRMGDQKLPPWAKDYEIETWAQLFLKFILSEPRVHFAIPGTGRLRHVEDNLRAARGPLPEAKDRAKFRALLKI from the coding sequence ATGGGTCACACGCGCCGGGATTTTTTGAAGACCGCGATCGTGATGGGAGTTGCCTCCCACCTGCCGGCGATCGCCGCGCCATCCCCCGTGCACGAAGTCGTCCTACCGGGAACGAAAGAGTCCGTGTTGCGTGTCGGCCTGGGGACCTTCCGCGTTTTCGATGTCGGCAACGATGCGAACAAAAGGACCGAACTCAAAAAGGTACTCAAAGCTTTCCACGCGGCGGGCGGTCGGCTCATCGATACGTCACCGATGTATGGCTCGGCCGAAAAGGTTTTGGGTGAGCTTAGCACCGAACTCGGTCTGAATGACAAGTTCGTCGTGGCCACGAAAGTATGGACTCACGGCGCGAAAGAGGGACGACAGCAGATCGATGCCTCTTTCAAGCTGATCAAACGCCAGAAGTTGGACCTTTTCCAAATTCACAATCTGATGGACTGGCAAACCCAACTCAAAACTTTGCGCAAACTGCGTGACGAGGGGAAGATCAAGTATATCGGCATCACGCACTACATGCCCTCGGCCTTTGCGGAGCTCGCGCAAGTTTTGAAAACCGAAAAGATGGATTTCCTGCAGATTCCCTACTCGTTGCAAGAGACGTCCGCCGAACGTGAACTACTTGGCGTTGCGGCCGAACATGACGTGAAGGTGATCGCGAATGAACCCTTTGGCCAGGGTGAGCTGTTCCGCCGCATGGGCGACCAGAAGCTGCCCCCGTGGGCGAAAGACTACGAAATCGAAACTTGGGCGCAGCTTTTCCTGAAGTTCATTTTATCCGAACCGCGTGTGCACTTCGCGATTCCCGGTACGGGTCGGCTCCGTCACGTGGAAGACAATCTGCGCGCCGCGCGCGGTCCCTTGCCCGAGGCGAAAGACCGCGCGAAGTTTCGCGCGCTCCTTAAAATCTAG
- a CDS encoding S9 family peptidase, with the protein MNIQIPKPDRKEHRHEHLGEVRLDPYFWMRERDSEAVLKHLKSENDYFESVLGETKELQAQLFGEMKGRVKEDDSLPPSPYAEFEYYTRFETGKEYQIYCRRPRGGGPEEILLNVNELAVGMSYCDVSGIKLSPDCEKIAFALDRVGRRLFSICTKNLKTGEISKVELEGSAGNFEWAGDNRTLLVVMKHPETLRYEKCVSFDSVSGEQKLVYFEPDEIFGLHISKSLNSKSLFLTAFSFDSAEARRLDPMLPNAEPVVFLPRETKHEYSVSDGGDGYYVLSNWQAENFRLMWTPQYPAPKETWQEVVPHNPEVFIEGFTVFKTHLVLEERFAGLTRLRILDRRDPKGAGRVVSFPDPTYVTATSTNLEYDTAVFRLSYSSPVQPQTWYDCELTTGALTVVKKTEVPTFDASKYECARIWAKAEDGTLIPMSIVGQKGFQKGKPRPTLIYGYGSYGYSVEPRFGSNIFSLIDRGFTYAIAHIRGGSDLGRAWYEKGRMMFKKNTFSDFNSCTDHLIQSGLADPDQVFAMGGSAGGLLMGAVINLRPELYRGIVAQVPFVDVVNTMLDASIPLTTAEYEQWGNPNEKPAYDYIKSYSPYDNVRPAAYPHIYIETGYHDSQVQYWEPAKWAARLRDEKTTPNVVIFRTNMEAGHGGASGRFERLKEIASEYAFILWAKTQPRAR; encoded by the coding sequence ATGAACATCCAGATTCCCAAACCGGACCGCAAAGAACACCGTCACGAGCATCTGGGCGAAGTTCGCCTGGACCCTTACTTCTGGATGCGTGAACGCGACAGCGAAGCGGTCTTGAAGCACCTCAAAAGTGAAAATGACTATTTCGAATCCGTTTTGGGGGAAACCAAGGAACTCCAGGCCCAGCTCTTCGGTGAAATGAAGGGCCGCGTGAAAGAGGACGACAGCCTTCCGCCCAGTCCTTACGCCGAATTCGAGTACTACACGCGCTTCGAAACCGGCAAAGAGTATCAGATCTACTGCCGGCGCCCGCGCGGCGGCGGCCCGGAAGAGATTTTACTGAACGTGAACGAGCTCGCCGTCGGGATGAGTTACTGCGACGTCTCGGGCATCAAGCTGTCGCCGGATTGCGAAAAAATCGCCTTCGCTTTGGACCGCGTGGGTCGGCGCTTGTTCTCGATTTGCACTAAAAATCTGAAAACGGGCGAGATCTCGAAAGTCGAGCTGGAAGGTTCCGCGGGCAATTTCGAGTGGGCGGGGGACAACCGCACGCTTCTGGTCGTCATGAAACATCCCGAAACCCTGCGCTACGAAAAATGCGTCAGCTTCGACAGTGTCTCGGGCGAACAGAAACTCGTCTACTTCGAACCGGATGAAATTTTTGGTCTACACATTTCGAAATCGCTGAACTCGAAAAGCCTTTTCCTCACGGCCTTCAGTTTTGATTCGGCGGAAGCTCGTCGACTGGACCCGATGCTGCCGAACGCCGAGCCCGTCGTCTTCCTGCCTCGTGAAACCAAACATGAATACTCCGTCAGTGATGGCGGCGACGGCTACTACGTCTTGTCGAATTGGCAGGCCGAAAATTTCCGTTTGATGTGGACGCCCCAATACCCCGCCCCCAAAGAAACTTGGCAAGAGGTCGTTCCCCACAATCCCGAAGTGTTCATCGAAGGCTTTACCGTCTTTAAAACGCATTTGGTTTTGGAAGAGCGGTTCGCGGGACTGACGCGTCTACGTATCTTGGACCGTCGGGATCCTAAAGGCGCGGGACGGGTCGTCTCCTTCCCCGATCCCACCTACGTGACCGCGACCTCCACCAATCTCGAATACGACACGGCGGTCTTCCGGCTTTCTTATTCGTCGCCCGTGCAGCCGCAAACCTGGTACGACTGCGAATTGACCACCGGCGCGCTGACGGTCGTGAAAAAAACCGAAGTCCCCACTTTCGATGCGTCGAAATACGAATGCGCGCGCATTTGGGCCAAAGCCGAAGACGGCACGCTCATCCCGATGTCCATCGTCGGGCAAAAAGGATTTCAAAAAGGAAAACCTCGTCCGACGCTGATCTACGGCTACGGATCTTATGGCTACAGCGTCGAACCGCGCTTCGGTTCGAATATCTTCTCGTTGATCGACCGCGGATTCACCTACGCGATCGCGCACATTCGCGGCGGTTCGGACTTGGGCCGGGCCTGGTACGAAAAAGGTCGGATGATGTTCAAGAAAAACACCTTCTCGGACTTCAACTCCTGCACGGATCATTTGATCCAATCGGGGCTCGCGGACCCGGATCAGGTCTTCGCGATGGGCGGAAGCGCCGGCGGTCTACTGATGGGTGCGGTCATCAATTTACGCCCTGAACTGTATCGCGGCATCGTTGCGCAAGTTCCGTTCGTGGACGTCGTGAACACGATGCTGGACGCTTCGATTCCTTTGACGACCGCCGAGTATGAGCAGTGGGGCAATCCCAATGAAAAGCCGGCCTACGACTACATCAAGTCTTATTCGCCCTACGACAACGTTCGCCCCGCGGCTTATCCCCACATTTACATCGAAACGGGTTATCACGATTCACAAGTGCAGTACTGGGAGCCGGCGAAATGGGCGGCACGGTTGCGCGATGAAAAAACGACTCCGAACGTCGTTATCTTCCGTACGAATATGGAAGCGGGACACGGTGGCGCCTCCGGACGGTTTGAGCGCTTGAAAGAGATCGCCTCGGAATACGCTTTCATTCTGTGGGCGAAAACGCAGCCCCGCGCGCGCTAG
- a CDS encoding alpha/beta hydrolase: protein MNLPGNIVPKSTGYFPSYDGTEIYYEIRGKGEPTIWVYGIACLMNHWHHQLEHFSHNYQVVSFDLRGHNLSAIPADLKQMTVKSMAKDILALMDHLGIEKAHFAGHSFGVPVLIEFSDLAPERALSYTFINGFAKNPIQGMFGVDLVERLFKIGRFAHKNIPEIWTPLWKFSTQNPLSFIVTGALGGFNLRYTEWKDIEIYAKGTAEMSLDMFIPLFEDMMKFDGEDLARRIDKPTLVLAGAKDFVTPLSFQESMHRSIAGSRYVVVDKGSHCTQLDLPDIVNREIETTIQTPAAEAR, encoded by the coding sequence ATGAATCTTCCCGGCAACATCGTCCCCAAATCGACCGGATACTTTCCGAGCTATGACGGCACCGAGATCTATTACGAAATCCGCGGCAAAGGTGAACCCACGATCTGGGTTTACGGTATCGCCTGCCTGATGAATCATTGGCATCACCAGCTCGAACACTTTTCGCACAATTACCAGGTTGTTTCCTTCGACCTGCGCGGTCACAACTTAAGCGCGATACCCGCCGACCTGAAACAAATGACCGTGAAGTCGATGGCGAAAGACATCCTGGCTCTGATGGACCACTTGGGAATCGAGAAAGCGCATTTCGCCGGACACAGCTTCGGGGTTCCGGTGCTCATTGAATTTTCGGATTTGGCGCCCGAACGCGCGCTTTCCTACACATTCATCAACGGCTTCGCGAAGAATCCAATCCAGGGCATGTTCGGCGTCGATCTCGTGGAACGACTGTTTAAAATCGGTCGCTTCGCGCACAAAAATATTCCCGAAATTTGGACGCCGCTTTGGAAGTTTTCAACGCAGAACCCGCTTTCGTTCATCGTGACCGGCGCGCTGGGTGGATTCAATCTGCGTTACACCGAGTGGAAGGACATCGAAATTTACGCTAAAGGAACCGCCGAGATGTCGCTCGACATGTTCATTCCGCTTTTCGAAGACATGATGAAGTTCGACGGGGAAGATCTGGCTCGCCGGATCGACAAGCCGACACTCGTTTTGGCGGGCGCGAAGGACTTCGTGACGCCGCTCTCGTTCCAGGAATCCATGCACCGAAGCATCGCCGGCAGCCGCTACGTCGTCGTCGACAAGGGCTCCCATTGCACGCAGCTGGATTTACCCGACATCGTGAACCGAGAAATCGAAACGACTATTCAGACGCCGGCGGCGGAAGCTCGATAA